The DNA region AATATACGACTATCATCGAGCAAGGCAGTAATCATTTGCTTCAATTGGTAGACAACGTATTGGAACTATCCAGCCTCGATAGCGGTACCTCCATCCCTACCGACACTAAAGTAGAGATAAACGCACTGTGCCGTCAATGGATGGAAAAGGCTAAAAACTCACTCAAACCTGGAGTAGATCTGGTTTACCAACCGGGGCAGGATGAACTCCACCTGTACACCAATCCCGGACGCCTCACTCAAGTGGTATCGCACTTGCTTCACAATTCAGCCCGATTCACCGAAAAAGGCAGCATCACACTCAGTTGGCATATCAATCCTAAACAACGGTCATTGGTGATTTCCGTAACAGACACCGGAATCGGTATCCCCCAGGACAAGCTGGACTTTGTATTCGAACGTTTTGCCAAAATAGATACATTCTCCACAGGAACCGGACTGGGATTAGCACTTGGACGCCTCATCATGGAAAAAATGGACGGCAGTCTGGTGCTTGATGATAAATATACCGAAGGATGCCGCTTTATCCTGACTTTACCGTTGAAGGAATAAAAACATTTCCACTGTAAGCGTACCACCGTAACGGAGAATATCTATCTTTGCAACGTTTTAGACAACAGAATATAACAACGTTTCAAAAAGGAGATAGTTATGGATATCACCACCCTTTACAAAATATATCTGGAATGTACCTGTGTGACAACCGACAGCCGCAACTGCCCTGAAGGTTCTCTATTCATTGCCCTGAAAGGCGATAGTTTCAACGGGAATGCCTTCGCCGCCAAAGCATTGGAATCTGGAAGTGCATACGCAGTAGTAGACGAAGCCGAACACGCCCCGGCAGGCGATTCACATTATATATTAGTAGACAATTGCCTGCATACGCTGCAACAACTTGCCAATTACCATCGCCGCCAACTGGGCACGCGCCTCATCGGCATCACGGGCACCAATGGGAAAACCACCACCAAAGAATTAATGGCTGCCGTCCTGTTGCAGAAATATAATATACTTTATACACTGGGGAACTTGAATAACCACATCGGCGTCCCCCTCACTTTGCTACGCCTGAAACCGGAACATGAACTCGGCATCATAGAAATGGGTGCCAGCCATCCGGGAGATATCAAAGAATTAGTAGATATAGCCGAACCGGATTATGGCATCATCACCAATGTAGGTAAGGCGCATCTGGAAGGTTTCGGTTCTTTTGAAGGAGTTATCAAGACCAAAGGCGAACTGTACGATTACCTCCGCGAGCGGGAAAACCCTACAGTCTTCATTCATCACGACAACGCTTTTCTGAAAAAGATTGCCGGAGGATTAAACCTGATTTCTTATGGAAGCGAAGACGGACTATACATCAGCGGACACGTGACCGGCAATTCCCCTTATCTCGCTTTTGAATGGAAAGCAGGCAAAGACGGTGAACGCCATGAAGTGAAGACGCAACTGATTGGTGAATATAACTTCCCGAATGCGTTGGCTGCTATCACCATCGGTCGTTTCTTTGATGTGGAACCAGAAAAAATAGATATTGCTTTAGCCGAATATGCTCCACAGAATAATCGTTCGCAGTTGAAACAAACCGCAGACAATACGCTGATTATTGATGCATACAACGCTAACCCCACCAGCATGCAGGCTTCCATCAGCAACTTCCATAACATGAAAGTTGAAAATAAAATGCTGATATTGGGGGATATGAGGGAATTGGGAAAGAATGGTCCGGAAGAACATCAGAAAATTGCAGACTTCCTGACAGAATGTGGTTTCAAGAATGTAATGCTGGTAGGAGAGCAGTTCGCTGCCGCAAAGCATAACTTTCCGACCTATCCGGATGCCCCGGCGGTCATCGAAGCTTTACAGAAAAGTAAGCCTCATGGAAAAACAATCCTTATCAAAGGATCGAACGGAATTAAACTGAGTACGGTGATTGATTATTTATAGTCAATCACCATTACTGTTTCTTTGCCATTCGCGGACGTAATACAAAATATCCTATCAGCGAGGCAATCAGCGCTCCTGTTGTATTTGCAGCAAAGTCCAGCCAATCGCCTCCACGATAAGTAGTGCAGTATTCCTGCAACAATTCTACCATTCCACTAAATAATACCGGACAGACAAACGCTCCTACCCACGCATGCCACAATGGAGAATCTCCTTTTTGATGCGCCCGCAGGAATTCCAGCCACAACATACCGGACATCCCTAAATACATACAAACATGTACGATTTTATCAATATTAGGAATATTGCTCAAATCGGTGGTAGGCGGTTTAAAGAACGACAAATAGATTACCGTCAGTATAATCAGTAATGATACCGGATATTTCTTAATATAGTATAGCATATCTCAATTTATGAACGATTTGCGCGCAAAAGTACAGAACATTTTCTATATTTGCATGTTCTAGTAGAGAATAATAACGAAATGAAAGAAAAATCTACTTTTTTATGACTAAAAATGACAGAGCCAATTTTGGAAGCAAATTAGGTGTCATACTTGCTTCGGCAGGTTCCGCGGTCGGTCTGGGTAACATCTGGCGATTTCCCTATGAGACAGGTAATCACGGCGGTGCTGCGTTTATTCTCATCTACTTAGCATGTGTACTTATATTGGGAATTCCTATCATGGTATCCGAATTTCTCATCGGACGTCATTCACGCGCCAACACCGCCGGTGCTTATCAAAAACTGGCACCGGGTACACACTGGCGTTGGGTAGGTCGTATGGGAGTACTGGCAGGTTTTCTAATCTTGAGCTACTATTCCGTAGTGGCTGGCTGGACACTGGAATTCATCGGTGAAGCTGTTACCGATAACTTTGCCGGAAAAACGGCAGCCGATTATATTAATACGTTTAATTCCTTCTCTTCTAATCCTTGGCGTCCCGTTATCTGGCTGTTACTCTTTCTTCTTGCCACCCACTTCATCATCGTGAAAGGGGTGGAAAAAGGTATTGAAAAGTCTGCCAAAATTATGATGCCGATGTTATTTATTCTCTTAATCATACTGGCAGGCTGTTCCATTGCATTACCAGGCTCCGGTGCCGGTCTGGAATTTCTTCTAAAACCGGAATGGGATAAGGTAACTACCAACGTATTCCTGAGTGCCATGGGACAGGCCTTCTTCTCCCTGAGTCTGGGAATGGGATGCCTTTGCACCTATGCATCGTATTTCAAAAAAGACACGAATCTGACGAAAACTGCTTTCAGCGTCAGTATTATCGATACATTCGTCGCCATATTGGCAGGACTTATCATCTTTCCTGCTGCATTCTCGGTGGGTATTCAGCCGGATGCCGGTCCGAGTCTTATCTTCATTACACTACCCAATGTATTCCAACAGGCATTTAGCGGAGTACCTTTTTTAGCTTATATATTTTCAGTCATGTTTTATATTCTTCTGGCAGTTGCAGCACTGACTTCCACCATCTCTATGCACGAAGTGGTGACGGCTTATCTACACGAGGAATTCCACTTGAGCCGGAAACGCGCGGCAAGCTTCGTTACGGGCGGTTGTATGTTTTTGGGAACCTTATGTTCTCTTTCATTGGGAGTAGGTAAAGGATATACTCTGTTCGGCTTGAATTTATTCGACCTGTTCGACTTTGTCACAGCTAAGATCATGTTGCCGTTAGGTGGTCTGTGCATTTCTATCTTTACCGGTTGGTATCTGAATAAAAAGATTGTCTGGGAAGAAGTCAGCAACAACGGAACACTGAAAGTAACGTTCTACAAATTGCTGATTTTCATATTGAAGTTTATAGCTCCGATAGCAATTTCACTCATCTTTATTAAGGAATTGGGATTCTTGAAATTGTAGGAGATGCAGAATCTATTTAAAGATTTCTTTTACTTTACCCGGGGAGAAAAGCGGGGTATCCTGATGCTCATAGCGACTATCTGTATCGTCTTTCTCGCCGGGTATCTTATATCCGCCTGGCAACGAAGAAATCAAATCTCCCCGAATGACAGGGCTATACAAGCTACCGCCCAACAGGAATATGAAGAATTCATAGCCTCACTGGAAGAAAAAGAGCAATCCGATGAAAAACAATATACGAGTTATAAGCAAAAGAAAGAAGAAAGCATTCCCATCATCCTGGCTTCTTTCAATCCCAATACAGCTGACTCCATAACATTCCGACACTTAGGACTACCAGCATGGATGACAAAGAATATCCTGCACTATCGGGCAAAGGGTGGCAAATTCCGTAAAACGGAAGATTTTAAAAAGATATATGGAATGACAGAAGATCAATACTCTGTTCTGTCACCTTACATACATATCCCACCGGAAGACACAGTACGTCATACACCACAACTGTATATTACAGAAACTGTACCAGTGGAAAATATAAAATATAAAACCGGCACTATTCTTGATCTTAATCGCGCTGACACAACCGAATTAAAAAAGATTCCGGGTATCGGAAGCGGTATTGCCCGCCTGATTGTGGGTTATCGGCAACGCCTTGGCGGATTCTACCAAATAGAACAATTAAAGGATATCAATCTGGATACTCGGCAACTGCAAGCATGGTTCAGTATCGACCCGACGAATGTTCACCGCATTAACCTGAACCGCACCGGTGTAGACAGATTGCGCTCCCACCCTTACATCAACTTCTATCAGGCTAAAGCTATTGTAGAATATCGTAAGAAAAAAGGCTCGCTAACAAGCCTTAAACCTTTCTCCCTTTACGAGGAATTTACAAAAGCTGATTTGGACAGAATCAGCCACTATATCTGCTTTGAATAAATAAAATATTTCCCCTCTGATGCAACTTTAATCTCCGTTTCTTCGTCTAACCAATAGAAAACAACCTGAAACAGGACAGGCCATTCTGGAATTAGGAATTAAAATAAAAAAATCACAATGAAAAGATTATTAATAGCCATACTGATGGTCAGTATGGTACAGGGAGTATTTGCTCAAAAAATAGAGATAAAAGGTACTGTACGCAATGCAACAGACAATGAAGCCACAGAATTTGTAAACGTCGTGCTGCAAACAACCGACTCCGTCTTTGTAAATGGCGTGTCTACCAACAATCACGGAAGTTTCATTTTCAATAAAGTAGAAGCTGGCAATTACCGATTGGTTCTTTCCAGTGTTGGATACAACACACAATACATCACATTGAACGGAGTAAAACGTAACACAGATCTGGGAGATATTCTTCTGGAAGATGCCTCAGTAGCCCTGGAGGGTGTAACCATCAATGGTTCCAGTCAAATCAGCCGTCCCGACCGGAAACTGGTATTCCCTTCCGAACGCCAGATGAAAGTCTCCACCAATGGAGTCAATCTGTTACAAGAACTGATGCTCCCACGTATCCAAGTCAATCCGATGAATAATGAGATCGGAATATCCGGTGGAGGTGAATTGCAAATACGTATCAACGGAGCCAAGGCAGATATCAATGAGATAAAAGCTCTGCGCCCCGCCGATATCATCCGTATAGAATATCATGACAATCCCGGATTACGTTATGGCAATGCGGAAATCGTACTCGATTACATCGTTCGCCGCCCCGATACGGGAGGAAGCTTCGGCACCGATCTCAGTCAAGGTGTCAATGCAATGTGGGGAAACTACAACGTATTCGGTAAAGTCAATCATAAAAAATCAGAGTTCGGTCTTTCTTACTACATGGGGCCTCGCGATTTCTACGGTATGTACCGGGATAATGAAGAAACATTCCGCTTAGCAGATGGAAATACCATTCAACGTGTGGAAAAGGGAGAGCCCAGCCATGCCATGTTATTCATGCAAAATCTGAATGTCAGTTACAGTCTTCAGGCATCCAAAAATTCTCTCTTCAGTGCCACCTTCCGCCTGCGTGGAAATAATCAGCCCAATTGGGATTACCAGGGAGTGCTCTATAATGTGAATGATGAGACAGATATGGTAAATATGATAGACCGCACCAAGAATAGCTGGACTCGTCCCTCTTTAGACCTCTACTATCAGCAAAACCTGAAAAACAAACAGACGTTGGTATTCAATCTGGTAGGAACTTACAACCGGGAGAAGTCGCACCGTATCTATCAGGAAAGCCTGCACAACGAAATGCTGACTGATATCAACAACGATGTATCGGGTGACAAATACTCCTTAATCGGAGAAGCCATTTACGAAAAGCAATTTTCAAAAGGCAATGCGTAGAGTTTTGGCTTACAGCACACCCAGTCCTATTCCAACAACGAATACAGAAACGGACATAATTATGATACACGGATGAACCAGGGAAACAGCTACATATTCAGTGAATACCGCGGAAAGATTCATAAACTGGATTATAGGTTAGGAGTCAGCCTGACACGTTTCTACTACAACCAAAGTGGTAATGACAAACCTTCTGAAAAGTACAATGTGAATCCGAAAGCTACATTACATTATACCTTCTCGGAGAATTCATATCTCCGCTGGAAAGCTGAAGTTTTTAACGCCACTCCTTCATTGAGTGACCTAAGCGCCATAGAACAAACGGTAGACTCTTTCCAAATACGTCGTGGCAACCCAAATCTGAACTCGTATATGTGCTATCGCACGGAGCTGACCTATGAATGGAAGAAAGGCATTTTCTACAGTAACTTGTGGGGAGCGTATGATTACCGCCCCAATGCCATTATGGATGAGAAACGGCAGGAAGGCAATAAAATTGTACAGACATGGGACAATCAGAAAGACTGGCAGAAACTGTCCGGACGACTGATGCTCCGGGTAGGTCCGATATGGGACATGTTGCAACTCTCTTTTACCGGTGGAGTGAATCATTATATGAGTAACGGAAACAATTACTCCCACACTTATACCAACTGGTATTACGAAGGACAGGCTTCTTTCAACTACAAGCGTTTCTCCCTGTTCTGGCAGATTAATACCAACTGGAATAACTTTTGGGGAGAAACCTTGTCGGGTGGAGAGAATATTCAGATATTAGGATTGTATTATAAATATAAAGATCTCCGCTTAGGAGTTGGAGCTTTCAACCCATTCTCAGACAACTATAAGGTACAGAATGAGAATTGGAACCAGTTCGCCTACTACAAAACTAAAAGCTATATAAAGGAAAGTGCACAGATGCTTCTTGTCAATCTGTCCTACAACTTCTCTTTCGGACGCAAATTCAAGGGAATACAGAGGAAAGTGAACAATAGCGACAATAACTCGGGAGTAATGAGTACGGGGAAATAACAGATATTGTAAACAACCATCATAAGAAAGCTTTTCGAACAAAAATTATGTGGTTTACATGGATTAATAAAAAAAATCCATGTAAACCACATATTTTTCTATATTAATTCAGCCTTTTAAGAGAGATTTCATATGTTTTTAAGCCTCCAAATCTACATTTGTCGAAAATAATCGTATACTTATGAAAATAAAAAATTATTTCTACATCCTTTGTTTACCGCTTTTGCTAATATATTCTTGTAAGCAGGTAAGCTCCGTATCTGAAAAAACTCCGGTTGATTACGTTAACCCATACATGGGAAACATTAGTCATTTATTAGTCCCAACGTATCCAACCATACAATTACCC from Bacteroides sp. MSB163 includes:
- a CDS encoding UDP-N-acetylmuramoyl-tripeptide--D-alanyl-D-alanine ligase; translated protein: MDITTLYKIYLECTCVTTDSRNCPEGSLFIALKGDSFNGNAFAAKALESGSAYAVVDEAEHAPAGDSHYILVDNCLHTLQQLANYHRRQLGTRLIGITGTNGKTTTKELMAAVLLQKYNILYTLGNLNNHIGVPLTLLRLKPEHELGIIEMGASHPGDIKELVDIAEPDYGIITNVGKAHLEGFGSFEGVIKTKGELYDYLRERENPTVFIHHDNAFLKKIAGGLNLISYGSEDGLYISGHVTGNSPYLAFEWKAGKDGERHEVKTQLIGEYNFPNALAAITIGRFFDVEPEKIDIALAEYAPQNNRSQLKQTADNTLIIDAYNANPTSMQASISNFHNMKVENKMLILGDMRELGKNGPEEHQKIADFLTECGFKNVMLVGEQFAAAKHNFPTYPDAPAVIEALQKSKPHGKTILIKGSNGIKLSTVIDYL
- a CDS encoding helix-hairpin-helix domain-containing protein; the protein is MQNLFKDFFYFTRGEKRGILMLIATICIVFLAGYLISAWQRRNQISPNDRAIQATAQQEYEEFIASLEEKEQSDEKQYTSYKQKKEESIPIILASFNPNTADSITFRHLGLPAWMTKNILHYRAKGGKFRKTEDFKKIYGMTEDQYSVLSPYIHIPPEDTVRHTPQLYITETVPVENIKYKTGTILDLNRADTTELKKIPGIGSGIARLIVGYRQRLGGFYQIEQLKDINLDTRQLQAWFSIDPTNVHRINLNRTGVDRLRSHPYINFYQAKAIVEYRKKKGSLTSLKPFSLYEEFTKADLDRISHYICFE
- a CDS encoding VanZ family protein; protein product: MLYYIKKYPVSLLIILTVIYLSFFKPPTTDLSNIPNIDKIVHVCMYLGMSGMLWLEFLRAHQKGDSPLWHAWVGAFVCPVLFSGMVELLQEYCTTYRGGDWLDFAANTTGALIASLIGYFVLRPRMAKKQ
- a CDS encoding sodium-dependent transporter, producing MTKNDRANFGSKLGVILASAGSAVGLGNIWRFPYETGNHGGAAFILIYLACVLILGIPIMVSEFLIGRHSRANTAGAYQKLAPGTHWRWVGRMGVLAGFLILSYYSVVAGWTLEFIGEAVTDNFAGKTAADYINTFNSFSSNPWRPVIWLLLFLLATHFIIVKGVEKGIEKSAKIMMPMLFILLIILAGCSIALPGSGAGLEFLLKPEWDKVTTNVFLSAMGQAFFSLSLGMGCLCTYASYFKKDTNLTKTAFSVSIIDTFVAILAGLIIFPAAFSVGIQPDAGPSLIFITLPNVFQQAFSGVPFLAYIFSVMFYILLAVAALTSTISMHEVVTAYLHEEFHLSRKRAASFVTGGCMFLGTLCSLSLGVGKGYTLFGLNLFDLFDFVTAKIMLPLGGLCISIFTGWYLNKKIVWEEVSNNGTLKVTFYKLLIFILKFIAPIAISLIFIKELGFLKL